From Elaeis guineensis isolate ETL-2024a chromosome 16, EG11, whole genome shotgun sequence, a single genomic window includes:
- the LOC105059704 gene encoding uncharacterized protein has translation MTSATSPFLLLLLLLVGAAAGAPIPLLALLSLKSSLVDPLSSLQDWSYPSATAAGPPPWCSWSGVTCSAAGEVTALDLSRRNLSGAISPEVRLLYPSLAHLNLSGNAFRGPLPPAIFDLRRLQTLDLSHNDFNSSFSAAVAGLHRLTLLDAYSNSFTGLVPSGIAKLRLLEHLNLGGSFFEGGIPTGLGSLPRLRFLHLAGNLLTGRLPHQLGSLSQLEHLEIGYNSYEGGVPPEVGALSELRYLDISSANLSGDIPPELGNLTRLESLFFFKNRFSGGIPGSFSGMGALKVLDLSDNRLSGGITPGLSSLANLTLLSLMNNALDGEIPPGIGEIPNLEALLLWNNSLTGPLPQKLGSAGRLEKLDVSSNSLSGPIPSGLCSGNRLVRLILFSNRFDSEIPLGLANCSSLWRIRIEGNRLSGPIPSGFGLLPNLTYMDLSSNNLSGGIPADLGAAPRLEFFNVSGNPLRRPLPEAIWGAPRLQILSASNCDLYGEIPNFEAGCRNLYKIEMEGNDLRGEIPTDVGRCSKLLSLKLGRNRLTGTIPVELAALPSITDVDLSCNGLTGPIPPAFDNCSTLESFNVSFNHLAGEVPSSGAVLRNLHPSAFAGNAGLCGGPVGRPCAAGDGGASTSSRQGEEAPPARGSAGTAIVWIAAGAVGAGLVVLILGTRWSRARGEEVLSPRGPGPWRLTAFQRLNFTAEDVADCVAGSDRIIGVGSMGTVYRAEMPGGEVIAVKKLWGPQKEAGRTTRKKGGVVAAAEVEVLGSVRHRNIVRLLGCCTNRETTLLLYEYMPNGSLEDLLHRRGAAAAGKGGGVVADWETRYRIAVGIAQGICYLHHDCDPVIVHRDLKPSNILLDAEMEARVADFGVAKLIQTTNQTMSVIAGSYGYIAPEYAYTLQVDEKSDVYSYGVVLMEMVTGRRSVEAEYGEGNSIVEWVRGRVVRGEGGGGWVVLDTAAGAGCKEVREEMMLVLRLALLCTSKKPADRPTMRDVLSMLREATPNRKAVVAGKQQGGGGGGGSPATVVQKPVADT, from the exons ATGACCTCCGCCACCtcccccttcctcctcctcctcctcctcctcgtcggCGCCGCTGCCGGCGCCCCGATTCCACTCCTCGCCCTTCTCTCTCTTAAGTCCTCTCTCGTCGACCCACTATCTTCACTCCAAGACTGGTCCTACCCCTCCGCCACCGCCGCCGGCCCGCCTCCCTGGTGCTCCTGGAGCGGCGTCACCTGCTCCGCCGCCGGCGAGGTTACCGCTCTCGACCTATCTCGCCGGAACCTCTCCGGCGCCATCTCCCCCGAGGTCCGCCTCCTCTACCCTTCCCTCGCCCACCTGAACCTCAGCGGCAATGCCTTCCGCGGCCCCCTCCCGCCCGCCATTTTCGACCTCCGCCGCCTCCAGACTCTCGACCTCAGCCACAACGACTTCAACTCCTCCTTCTCCGCCGCCGTCGCCGGCCTCCACCGGCTTACCCTCCTCGACGCCTACAGCAATAGCTTCACCGGCCTGGTTCCTTCCGGCATCGCCAAGCTCCGCCTCTTGGAGCACCTCAATCTCGGGGGAAGCTTCTTCGAGGGCGGTATTCCCACCGGGCTCGGCAGCTTACCGCGGCTGAGATTTCTCCACCTTGCCGGAAATCTGCTCACCGGGCGGTTACCACACCAGCTAGGCTCGCTCTCCCAGCTCGAGCATCTGGAGATCGGTTACAATTCGTACGAGGGCGGCGTTCCGCCGGAGGTCGGGGCGTTGTCGGAGCTCCGATACCTGGACATCTCGTCGGCGAATCTCTCCGGCGATATCCCGCCGGAGCTCGGGAACCTCACACGACTGGAATCGCTGTTCTTCTTCAAGAATCGGTTTTCCGGCGGGATTCCGGGGAGCTTTTCCGGCATGGGGGCCTTGAAGGTGCTCGACCTCTCCGATAACCGCCTCTCCGGCGGCATTACGCCTGGGCTCTCCTCGTTGGCAAATCTCACCCTCCTCAGCCTCATGAACAACGCGCTCGACGGCGAGATCCCGCCAGGTATTGGCGAGATCCCGAATCTCGAGGCGCTCCTTCTTTGGAACAACTCCCTCACCGGCCCGCTCCCGCAGAAGCTTGGCTCCGCCGGGCGGCTGGAGAAGCTGGACGTGTCCTCCAACTCGCTCTCCGGCCCTATCCCTTCCGGCCTCTGCTCCGGGAACCGGCTTGTTCGGCTCATCCTCTTCTCGAACCGGTTCGACTCCGAGATCCCGCTCGGTTTAGCAAATTGCTCCTCTCTGTGGCGGATCCGGATCGAGGGGAACCGGCTCTCCGGTCCGATCCCTTCCGGGTTCGGCTTGCTGCCCAACCTCACCTACATGGACCTCAGCAGTAATAATCTATCTGGAGGGATTCCAGCGGATCTGGGCGCCGCCCCGCGGCTCGAGTTCTTCAATGTTTCCGGCAACCCCCTCCGGCGGCCGCTGCCGGAGGCGATCTGGGGCGCGCCGAGGCTCCAGATCTTGTCGGCGAGTAACTGCGATTTGTACGGCGAGATTCCCAATTTCGAGGCCGGGTGTAGAAATCTCTACAAGATCGAGATGGAGGGCAACGATTTACGCGGCGAAATCCCCACCGACGTCGGCCGGTGCTCGAAGCTCCTGAGCCTTAAGCTCGGCCGGAATCGGCTTACCGGGACGATTCCGGTGGAGCTCGCAGCGCTTCCGTCAATCACCGACGTGGATCTCTCGTGCAACGGGTTAACGGGCCCGATCCCTCCAGCGTTCGACAACTGCAGCACTTTGGAGAGCTTCAACGTGTCGTTCAACCACCTCGCCGGCGAGGTCCCATCTTCCGGCGCCGTGCTTCGTAACCTCCACCCCTCCGCCTTCGCCGGGAACGCCGGCCTCTGCGGCGGGCCGGTGGGGCGGCCGTGCGCGGCTGGCGACGGTGGCGCCTCCACCTCTTCCAGGCAGGGGGAGGAAGCCCCACCGGCGCGAGGTTCGGCGGGGACGGCGATCGTGTGGATCGCCGCCGGCGCCGTGGGGGCGGGGCTGGTGGTGCTGATCCTCGGGACGCGGTGGTCCCGTGCGCGGGGTGAGGAGGTGTTGAGCCCGCGGGGACCGGGGCCGTGGCGGTTAACGGCGTTCCAGCGGCTTAACTTCACGGCGGAGGACGTGGCTGACTGCGTGGCCGGGAGCGATCGGATCATCGGAGTGGGGTCCATGGGGACGGTTTACCGCGCCGAAATGCCAGGTGGCGAAGTCATAGCAGTTAAGAAACTGTGGGGGCCACAAAAGGAAGCAGGGAGGACGACAAGAAAGAAGGGCGGGGTGGTGGCGGCGGCGGAGGTGGAGGTGCTGGGTTCCGTCCGTCACCGGAACATCGTCCGGCTACTCGGCTGCTGTACCAACAGAGAGACGACTCTACTGCTCTACGAGTACATGCCAAACGGGAGCCTGGAGGACCTCCTCCACCGGCGGGGCGCCGCCGCCGCCGGAAAGGGTGGCGGGGTGGTGGCGGATTGGGAGACGAGGTACCGGATCGCGGTGGGGATCGCACAGGGTATCTGCTATCTCCACCACGACTGCGACCCGGTGATCGTGCACCGTGACCTCAAGCCCAGCAACATATTGCTGGACGCCGAGATGGAGGCGCGGGTGGCGGACTTCGGCGTGGCCAAGCTCATCCAGACTACAAACCAGACCATGTCGGTCATCGCCGGCTCCTACGGCTACATTGCCCCCG AGTATGCGTACACGCTGCAGGTCGATGAGAAGAGCGATGTATATAGCTATGGAGTGGTGCTGATGGAGATGGTGACGGGGAGGAGGTCGGTGGAGGCGGAGTATGGCGAGGGGAACAGCATTGTGGAGTGGGTGAGGGGGAGGGTGGTGAGAGGGGAGGGAGGAGGGGGGTGGGTGGTGCTGGACACGGCGGCGGGGGCGGGGTGCAAGGAGGTGAGGGAGGAGATGATGCTGGTGCTCCGGCTGGCGCTGCTTTGTACCAGCAAGAAACCGGCGGACCGGCCCACGATGAGGGATGTGCTGTCCATGCTGCGAGAGGCGACGCCGAACCGGAAGGCGGTGGTGGCCGGCAAGCAGCAggggggtggtggtggtggtggttctCCGGCTACGGTGGTGCAGAAGCCTGTAGCTGATACTTGA